Within the Oreochromis niloticus isolate F11D_XX linkage group LG14, O_niloticus_UMD_NMBU, whole genome shotgun sequence genome, the region CACTTTTGAAAAGGTCACCAAAGTATATCTAGCTGTAGTTCAGGAAACAGTGCAGTCCCAGCCAAGCAGGATAATCCACAGGCTCAATCATGTGGACATAATTACAGTGCAGTGAAGCAGTCAGCTCATTTGCTCATTTCCAAAGTATTGCGATGGTGTGTGCTGCGTCACCGGTTAACAAATCCTGTGTGCGTGTTCTGATGTTCAGCTATGAGCACCTAAGCTCCGGCTTACAGAGATGCAGAGGATGCTGCTGAAAGAAGCATGATCAAAATAACCTTATCAAGTTATCTCCATGTGTCCAAAAAGATGCAACCACTTACATTTCATATGTAGCTTTTCTGTGTTACTAATAGAAGTAATCATTTTTGGATAGTATCAGTGCAAAGAaattgtttaaacaagagagctCGTTAAGCAAACAGGCAGGCTGAGGGAGGCTCAGTAACCACTGTTAGAGCTGACTCCAGGCCTGCACTTGAAGTGGTTTGAAAACCTTCCCTTTCCACCAGCCTTATGCTGAAGATCATGTTCAGAGAGGGACTGAAAAAAAGTACAGCCAGTCCTGCTCAGCATAGATAAATGAAGCACTTACAGCCGCTCACTTTCTTGGATACATTTTCACTCCTCAGGGGGAAATTGAACAAGAGAGCCTCTTGTCTCTGGATGTTTACTGACTCACTCTTACTCACAGTGAATCTGAGCAACTTTGCCTGTTGACTTATAGGAAGCAGTGCAACTGAcgagcattaaaaaaacaaacaaacaaaaaaaatcaagtccCCTTTAGCCCGTGTGGATTTAGAGGTCATGTAAGTCTCCTTTTTATCTCACTGCTGGGCACCTCTCCCGATCCTGCTGCAGTCAAAAATCATTAACATGAACCAACTCATCCAAAATGCAGAAGTGAGGATTTGAACCTGACTCAAACGAGGAGATCATAGCCTTGAATTTTAATGTCTTTCCAGTGGTCAGGGTGGAAAATACTGCTGGATGAAGAGCAGGAGGTTTAACCCTGTGGCCCCACTGCTCATCTCGCAGCCAAAACTCAAGTGGGTGTGGTTTAGCCATCAGTGTGCGTGTGCACTGCACTGAACTCCCAAAAGCCTTCAAATTGACCATAATATCCATACCCATCTTTAATTTTGAAGTGCCCTcttatttaaaacaatttttcttttctttttcttttttttttacttcagtttGTCAGAGTGTAGCAGAAATTTGGTTTTAATCAGAACTTGAAGGTAATGGACAGAGACAGTTGAAAGagaacaaccaaaaaaaaaaaaaaatcagagaggTGGTGTCCTCTGGGAGAAACCTTCGCAGCCCCAGCAGCTTCTGATGGAAACCagatggaggagagagagaagtaGGGCAGCCGTCTCAGGATGTATCCATTTTCCTGTGGGAAACTCCATCCAGACCACCATAATGAGAGAGGTGATGCAAGAGTCCTGCTACCTCTACAATGGACTGAAGACAGCTTGTGCACATTCACTCCATGAGGCAaatgaaaatgttcattttgtCAAAAAGATGTGTAGTCTTCATCATATGTCAGATGTAGAGGCAACTTTCTCGTGACACAGCAGTTTGTGTTGAGCCTGTTTTAATCAGGCTGATAAATGTGGCCCTTTTAGCTGATGGCAAATATaacccttctgtgtgtgtgtgtgtgtgtgtgtgtgtgtgtgtgtgtgtgtgtgtgtgtgtattcggCTTATTTCCATCTGAACTGCCTGGTTCGGtatcacagtgtttattttctgcaGCCTTCTGTGTGCTGCTGGCCACCTTGTCATGTTTGCTTGctgttctttttcttcctttttccacAAATAGAAAAGAAACAATCTGAAATCGTGATGTTTTGCAAAGCTCAGCAGCGCGCACTGAAAACACACCGTCTGCGAGTTTCCACCCTCTGGATGCTGGAATGTAGAGAAAATCCAACGCTGCTCCACGCTGACCATCGAGGCTTGATAAGTCAGACCGGACGTGAGCTGAGGCAGTGACATAAATTCAGTAAACTGAACTCTCTGGTGTGGCGGTGTAGCTGGCAGTCTTCAGGGATTACATTATGTTAAAAGGCTACttcaaatatttgttttctgcaaattatttacaacCTCATCTCAAGCTGTGCAATTAAAAGTGTACAACTTCTAATGTAGGAGCTGTGGGAAACACTGCACTGTCCTCCCATCAGGCTACCACGTGAAATTTACAATAATAAATGAATCCAAATTAACATTCACTGTAAAACGAAAGAGTTTAAAAGTCAAATCATTGCAGTTACAAAGAATCATTATTCGTAGTCTGCaggctgtttttgtttccaGCACTAATTTGGCATGTGGGCCTCTTTGTAATCATTGCACTCAGTTGTCAGAGAGAGTAATACAATCCAGGATTTCTTCCTTAACGTGGAGAGTCGCCATCTTCTCTCATAAACCCTCCTACGCTGTGGACAAAACATAGCCTGAAACTCTTTACAAAATAAAGGCCAACCTTCATTCACAACTGAAACCTCAAGTGACCAATCTATTATTATCTATTGGGGTCatttataagataagataaataCTTTATCTACTGTAATAAATGAGTAAATATAGTAGTTACGATCGTTTACCAGTTGGAAGTTTGGACGATCAATCTCCGACTCCTGTGCTGAAGTATCTTTGGGTCAGATACTAAACCCTGAATTGCCCCCAATGCTTCCACTGGAGTTAGTGCGTGTGAATGCTAGATAAAAGCACTTAGTCATAGATAAGAGTGCtgtataaatatgtgtgtgtgactgggtgattGTAGTAGAAAGCTTTTTGAGTGCTCAAATTGAGTAGAAAGCCGTAGACCAGTACTTGTAATTTATATAAGTAGCCATTTACCAGTTAAGTATAatcatgtgtttttttaaactacttttATTTCAGACAGGAATAATCTAAAATGCTCGGTAAGTATTCCAATCATGGTTTTTAATGATTTGTATACTGAAAGCGAAAGAAAAAGTGCAGCTGTGGCTCTGGACGTAGAGTGGGGCTCGGTCGGAAGGTTGACGCTTCAATCCCTGACTGTGTTTCAAGGCAAGAGGCTGAACCCCAAGTCATCCATCGACATGTGACCCCACAGCAATTACAGTTTCTGCACCAATAGTCCAGTGGCTGTAAATTTATAGGAGGAACCATCATCATGAATAATCATCAGCGGTGCATATAAATATGCGGCTGGGGTCACAAATGAGCTCATTCGGTCACTTGAAAATCAGCCCTGCTGACATGTGGACGAGTCCCACTGAGTCTGATGAGTGTGAAAATAAAGAAGGTATTTTTAACAGCGTGAGCGGCACTCACGTGGACATTCACTGCGACTTTTCCGTCATCTGTTCAGCACAAGCAAAAATACATTAGAGCATCTGAAGATCTGAAGACAGCAGCAAATCACAGCTGCCTCTTTGCTTCACGGAGGAGTGATTAAGAGGAAACTTTAGCTCATGCGTAAAGAGCTTCTAATCAACATGTAGGCTGCAGACTGCTGTTTGAAGCATCACCCCTTTTTACATGGCAATCCATGTTTAAACGTGATTTTTGTTGTGTCATTTGTGCACAATAATGCCGTGGAGCAGTACAAACTTCAACAGCTTTAGTGGCTctcagaacaaaaaaacaagcagcTCTTTGTGGCCTGTGACAAGTTGAGTGGATCTTTTGTTTGCCTGGAAAACAAAACCTCTGCAGTTCGCTGACACAGTACCTTGGTGCCTATTgttacagcagcacaacaaGCCTGAGGGCATTTCAAAGCATCCAAATGTCACTGTTGTGACATGAAAacttgaaaactgaaaaaaaaaaaaagagaataaagAGTTAAAACCTCGCAGCGTTCAGAGCAATATGGGCTCATTGACGAAGCAAAAGTGGATTAGTTGCTTGGATGGCTTGATTCTCTGGAGGATTTCTCCGGGAAGGtcaaattacatttgtttgataGTTGTTCAAGCAAGAACAGAGTACTTAATAAAGACACCCTGGTTCTGCTTGCCTGAATTAATTATTCACAGTTCAAAGCTTCCCTCTGCTTTGAAGTAATTACATCTCACAGCCAGACCACTGCAGAGAAGCAAGTCATTTCCTTTTGAATTCTTCACTCACGTGTCCCGCGCCACTATGCCTAAAGtcaaataaatattaattatCCATCTTAAAGCCATTGTTTTACCACTTATGGGCTTTACAATgcagaataaagagaaaaaaagtggtAGAAGTCGCTGTGTCGAATCTGAGAGGCAGAAATGTGAGATATATAACAGCTAAGGGGAGGGTTGTTTTTCTTGATGACGTGACTTCAGACTACAGATTAGATGAGATGAGATAAAACATGTTTAGATAGGTCTGTGGgggtttttgtttccttttgtttttgtttgtttttaccttcATGGGAACTTAACTTTCTATGTACCCATAAATGTCACCAAGCTCCAGTTTAGTTTTTTCACCGTCAGACTGAAAGATCTTGGTTACCTTTAGATCTGTGAGAATCTTTTGCTTTGAGAGTGTCTTGATTTCTTTGTGGCATAGACTCAACGTGGTGCTGGAAACCTCTATTTTGGTCCATACTGACACGACagcgtcacacagttgctgcagatttctgagctgcacatccatgatgtgaatttACCCTATGCCACATCctaaaggtgctctattggactgagatctggtgacatTTGACTTGTGATGTCACTGTCATGTTTGATATGATGTGAACTTTGTGACATGGCGTGTTTCCCagttggaagcagccatcagacaATGGGTACACTGTgctcataaagggatggacatggtcgaCATCGAAACTGTCTGGCTGTGGTTTTTACACATTGCTCAGTTGGTACCAAAGGGTCCAAAAACCACCATTAGCAGTCTGAACTGCTAATACAAGGCAGGCTTTCATGCTATTTACTCCAAATTCTGACTCTACCATCTGAAATTCGCAACAGAAATTGCAGACTCATCAGGCCGGGCAACATTTTTCTATTCCTTTACTGTCCAGTTTTGATAATGCCGTGTGAACTTAGTGAACTTCATGCGCTGAGTCCCTGTCATGTCACTGGCTGATTATTTGCATTAATAAGTAGCATATGTTCCACTGTGCATTTCCTTCTGAGACAAGGATGTAGTAGTCTGTGATGCATCTTACAGATGTCATGAcagctcatttctgctgcttttcaacACATCTGTGCATGCCCCTGAAGACACAGAGGAACATTGTTAGGAGTCCGATGGAATGTGTGAACGGACACATGGTCTCCATCCAGCATAACTTTCTGCTCAAGGTCTTATTCAGAGTTTCACTCTTAAACATGTTATTACacttcacacaaacatctctgGACACTGGATTATATGCTTAAAATAAGTGTTATGATTATGGGACCAAAGGGAGATTTTTTGAAAGGGTTTAAGCTATTGTGCCACTACTGAATACAGCTGggattgcttttcttttttctttttttgaattgGTTCCTTAggtataaacacaacactgcatcACACAAGacggggaaaaaaagaggaaaaagaacatCTGTAAGTGTTTTGTGCTGTGGGATCAATCCACTGAGGGTCCCACTCACAAGTTACAACTGCATGACTTAAGCAAACTTACCCATAAACCCTCTGTATTCTCCAGCTCGTTTTTCAAGATGTAACACATGTGGTCGGCCTCTGATGCAATCTCTGAAAATCCGTTAATTAGTCACTtttcttccccctttttttgttttttcttgtagTTTAAACAAAGTGTCACAGAACACAGCGCACAGTGTAAAGTTTTTCCATCTTGGATACCACTTGttgccaaacacacacacagacacacaggaaatCTGCAAGCTGCCGTGTCCGATACCCActtctctttccctcttttctcctttctcaGCTCGGCTCCTCCGCTGTCACCTCCTTGGCAGGTTACCAGCGCGCTGTGGCATATAAGCTTGCCAAACCTTTGTGCTTGtgcccaatttttttttaaaaaagctattCAAGAGCACAAGCATGCCCGTATGTGTCTGTGCATGCGTGTAAATAAAGTTTCTGAGTTGTGAAAGCGACACAAACCGCAGAGATCTAAGCTTTTCCTCATGTCCTGCAGAGACACACCCTTTGCTGTGAGTCAGGCACATATTGCACACACTTTCTATGAAAAACTGGATTTCTGAGCAAAATGTTAAATGCGGCGCAGACACTGACTTCAATCTTTCCCTGCATTCGGTTCGGTTTTGAATGTGTTTCATTTCCTCGGCCGGCACACAGAGTAATTGTTCCCATTCTTACGTCACAAAGAATAAAAGCAGTCAAAGGATGCAAGAATAGTCAAATTTTATATAAAGTTATGTACAGCATAGTTACATACATACAAATATAAAGTCTCTGCTAATCTTTCCTCCACTTAAACTGATAAGACTGGATTTGCTTTCAAATATTGCGCCTTTACAGATTGCAGACATTAATAAAACCCTAATGTGCAGTCTTGAGGCTGCACTGAATGCCACAGGAATGCCAAGGTAAGCACAGCGCTGCTCGATGTTGAAACATTAACACATACCGGCACTGTTTCATTACCAAGTATGTGATAACAAGTGATAATAATACTGGATACGAGCCAGTCTGCTATGAAACCCATCCTGCTCAGCTGGAGGACAACGTGACCGGGAGTAACAGCGACTCCAGGTCTGCACGGTCGAGGACGCTTAAGCCCCTTTTTATAGTGTGGCTGTGAAGAAGAGGAACAGTTCAGGCTCAATgggcacaaaaaaaaacaacaaaaaaccaacaagcaaacaaaaaaaaatcaagtaatGAAATGGTCATTTTGTGAGTGTAACAAGGAAAAGAATTTTACCCTCAGCATGTGTAACAAGACTTGACTTTGTTTCCCACGCACATAAAGGAATCTGCTCCCTGGATTCTAGAGTTCAATGTTTTTTGGGGAGTTGTTTTTGTGTGAAATACTTGGTTTAACCAGCAGCCACTGTTGGTGTAGCTTAACATTAAGACTGAATAGAGGGTTATACGAAGGCAGCCTGGTTCTGTacaaaaaaagtgagaaaatcCAGCAAATGAATGGGTTGTATCTCTTGTAGGTGGACTGTGTTTCCATGGAATAAGCAAAGCAGGCAACGACATGTTAAATAAAGCTTACTTCAAGTACTGCAATGACGGTGCTTGTGATTCTTAATCACCGGCTGACAATTCAACAGGAATGTGTAATAATCTGTGGGATACTGAGATAATTTGTGAATCATCTAAGAATTTGTAACATCTGATGGCATCAATAGCGGTAAGAAGAGCAATTTTGTTTGGCATCAGTCTCATTTCGGTGGGAGTGCGTGGAACCAGTTTTCGGATCAGGCACCGGTGGCTCGTTGGTGGAAAGCTGGTTCTTCCAACAGAGCTAGGCTGCTTTCTCTGCTTCCAGTCTTTGAGCAAAGATAAACTTCATTCTACAAACATAAGAGTGGTATCAGTCTTCTAAAGAAAACCCTCCCCCATCCTTTTCTGTCAAGCGTCACATTCAATGTCACATGAAAAATCTTAGTGGTCACCGGTCAACAAAAGTCCCTCAGTGCTGTCGTTCTCAGCAACGCTTTGAAGGAATGATATTTTAAGTGCATTATTATAAAACAATACCGCAAATCTAATAAGTGCAATTAACTCATAATGTGGTCCACTTTGAAGTACACTCAAGGGATTTAATAACACACCGCTCTACTTTGGCCCAATTTGGGAAGAGTTTTTCTCTATTAAGGAAACTAGCTGTACAAATGCATGTGGGGTTTCTTTTATGATAATTCCCAACATTTCATTTTAGCTAAGAGTGTCACAAAGTACCCCAGATGACCACACCTCTATTAGACACACCCAACCCCTATAAAAAAAGCCATTATAGGTTTGGAAAAAAGTCCCATCTGGGGCAACCTGACCATGATCGTGCCATCAGAATGTCGGAGGTAGGGCGGACGGCCAGACAAGATGCCAATGAGCAATGAGCTCAACCACAGAAAACCTGTGGAGTTCCCCTACACAGATTCAGCAGCAACTCTGGGCTGCACTGACTGAAGAGTGGGCTGCCTTCCCACAGTGTTCCTGTCCATGAAGAGGTGTACTACTGCCACAATCAGTGCAGATGGCACATTCATTATGTACTGTCTTTTTTCATACCTGCAGTTATGTCACTTCAGCAAAGTATGGTGCTTATATTTCTTGGCTTTTTTGGTCCTTTTTTGTTCATCTGGTCATTAATAAGTTAGGACATCCATTAAAAGCTAATGAGAAGCAATATATGAGTGGACATTTGCATTCCACTCAAACTACACCAGtgaatttacaaaaaaatgcaGTGGTGTGGTGTAAAATCCCTTGAGTGTACATGAATCCAGTACTTTAAGTAATGTAGAAACATTGCTTAAGTTGTGACTTCATGACAGGTTCTCTACCAGTTTAGACAACACTGCATGTTAAAGAAAATGTGCtacaaaaaaagagactgcattttaaaaagataCAGCATGTATGATATTTCATGAAGGCTACCTCAGATCTTTAAAAGATACTCAACAATATCACTGTGAATTAATgagagcaacacacacacacacacacaaataaaaaataaaggcaCAGCTCTGGTATCAAGGCTCCAAGGAGCGGTCCATTCCCTCAGGCATGGTCTCACAGCACAATGCCGTCTATGTTACAGGTCAGCACCTCGTTATGCTGGACCTGCCCCATCTGCCGGTGGAACTGTCCCTGTTTCTGGGTCCTCCAACAGTGGTTGTTTTGTCCCAGTGTGATACTCTTAATGCTGGGCAGATATGTCAGCATGTTAGTTGGCAACGATGCTACGCCAGAACCGGTCAAATTCAGCTCCTGCAGAGAGTCTAGCCCACTAAACATTGTGGGGCTCAGGCTCTTGAGCTTCGGGTTGTTTGAGAGATCCAGAACTTGCAGGCTCTGGAGACCTTTGAAGCTCCTTGGCTGGATTTGCTCGAGTTCGGGGAGGCCACTCAGGGATAAGTAAACCAGATCTTTCAGCTGAGCAAAGGCTCCCTCTGTGATTTGTCCGATGGGGTTTCCATCCAGATTGAGATACCTCAGCAGAAGTCCTGCCAGGCTCGGCACGCTTGACAGCTGGTTTGACGACAGAGTTAAGCTCTGGATGTGTAAAACTCGGCCGTGCAAAGCAGTAGAGACTGAAACGAGCTTGTtatgagacagatccacactgacaCGTTCACCGTGAACCTTGGAAGCAAACACGTCCATGTCGAACTCCCGGAAGCTGTTGTGGCTGAGGTCAACTTCAACCAGGGGGAGCCCAGAGAAACAGCTCGGTGAGAGGCTCTCCAAGCTGTTGTGGCTCAGATCCAAAGACTCCAGATAACGCAGCTTGGACAGTGCGCTGGGGCTTATCTGGAAGTATGAAGGAAGGAAACAAGTTAACAAAGATTAAAAAGACAGAATAAACACTGAGCAGTGAGTGGCAagtaaatattttcatttattttgtgagCCTGGTGGACCTTGCACCATAATGGGACCAGAAAGGTC harbors:
- the tsku gene encoding tsukushi isoform X1 produces the protein MEGTKVSSWKHRLMRKVTKRIMALLLWLGLSLLAAAQSSAVKNCHPGCHCEVESFGLFDSFSLTKVDCRGLGPSASMPIPIPLDTAHLDLSSNEMGPLSDTMLAGPGYTTLISLDLSSNHITKISPSALSKLRYLESLDLSHNSLESLSPSCFSGLPLVEVDLSHNSFREFDMDVFASKVHGERVSVDLSHNKLVSVSTALHGRVLHIQSLTLSSNQLSSVPSLAGLLLRYLNLDGNPIGQITEGAFAQLKDLVYLSLSGLPELEQIQPRSFKGLQSLQVLDLSNNPKLKSLSPTMFSGLDSLQELNLTGSGVASLPTNMLTYLPSIKSITLGQNNHCWRTQKQGQFHRQMGQVQHNEVLTCNIDGIVL
- the tsku gene encoding tsukushi isoform X2; this translates as MEGTKRIMALLLWLGLSLLAAAQSSAVKNCHPGCHCEVESFGLFDSFSLTKVDCRGLGPSASMPIPIPLDTAHLDLSSNEMGPLSDTMLAGPGYTTLISLDLSSNHITKISPSALSKLRYLESLDLSHNSLESLSPSCFSGLPLVEVDLSHNSFREFDMDVFASKVHGERVSVDLSHNKLVSVSTALHGRVLHIQSLTLSSNQLSSVPSLAGLLLRYLNLDGNPIGQITEGAFAQLKDLVYLSLSGLPELEQIQPRSFKGLQSLQVLDLSNNPKLKSLSPTMFSGLDSLQELNLTGSGVASLPTNMLTYLPSIKSITLGQNNHCWRTQKQGQFHRQMGQVQHNEVLTCNIDGIVL
- the tsku gene encoding tsukushi isoform X3; translated protein: MALLLWLGLSLLAAAQSSAVKNCHPGCHCEVESFGLFDSFSLTKVDCRGLGPSASMPIPIPLDTAHLDLSSNEMGPLSDTMLAGPGYTTLISLDLSSNHITKISPSALSKLRYLESLDLSHNSLESLSPSCFSGLPLVEVDLSHNSFREFDMDVFASKVHGERVSVDLSHNKLVSVSTALHGRVLHIQSLTLSSNQLSSVPSLAGLLLRYLNLDGNPIGQITEGAFAQLKDLVYLSLSGLPELEQIQPRSFKGLQSLQVLDLSNNPKLKSLSPTMFSGLDSLQELNLTGSGVASLPTNMLTYLPSIKSITLGQNNHCWRTQKQGQFHRQMGQVQHNEVLTCNIDGIVL